In Leishmania braziliensis MHOM/BR/75/M2904 complete genome, chromosome 31, one genomic interval encodes:
- a CDS encoding putative ATP-dependent RNA helicase, which produces MPRRPGPQIKRASDKENKDGAGTRSDTVKVAVTPPAPTNEQWSTNKQGGNVLQWLAQKTDATAPAPTSRGAVEYLNQAKKPKSYAAAAALSGAKAKPSATAEKPAEKAVDQLAAKVPRSAPAKEPVKTGKRDAAKAASKELTKVVLKDTVKAVPSKVTPKEAPKSEAQPPAEAAAEFSAVPKPRSKAAPEALPEPKESDGTAGNLAQLAPAKAMGALTGATKATDELVKTAELPTSATTHLLSKPAPRSSASTLANNVRPEVPPPRRVRGRRRDDDRAVRAQQRIEQEQESAQRRHDEAMRTDAEYKQRFETMQEMQTAMQVSQAEFFDKYRRQETLLLNHVVTERLDMPVILELIEQHDVVFVCTDTGSGKSTGVPKALLELSSDTKVVSTQPRRTATVAISNRVASLRRERVGEDVGYWIRGDKKGDEQTRLWYMTSYTLLLRILENPAELPFTHIVLDEFHERQPDLEVTVALLRLALLNKTSHFKLVLMSATLNTEDWEEYFSGLRVATYKQSEPEHPIHDYFLEETCTLLGTDYHAPPQLVSRGVVDKGTMEKHFYLAQNLIFFLNSCSNPVHSILVFLPGRAQVETMSMWLRTQLSHRVDAVPWHSAVNLSEIEAAMRRHIPGRQKVYLATDIAEVSITLPDVVYVIDLVLVKRPKISKESPSSIQYPPLVTQWISRGSVAQRRGRIGRVQQGFYFCLFPAVQITDLPTYSQPPIENSRIDELSLHCLQVVSNPVAIFSLCHGQPLVGVIESSMNMLTQLGCILDAKDPLSAGERIDEIYNRQNESWSRMIMAAAQAEVMTDIPEYHCTFIGRILQLIPVSPQPGMLVFFGFLTGLESLMILAAAVTSSLSPFSINANEGRQRHFNVARAMEETENAMREFCCGLRSDIVAVMKAALLFRIEQQRHGDSMETVRQWCLQKYLSYDKLMAIVDLENHIKYELAEFMPFRSIVEAEKLLEQLDKLASMVAVMTNVAFVAQSLEVTSENNSYTNSKEMALGIFSDLTAVPDIHSPSCLRWQEGDVIIPVQLSLIFDKLLASFSTAIASPKQFWMSLLLFSQRVHYATFSDDEGTFHVFALSYGGKERYVEVDEITGYVVLEFRRKLSAICGVLRLTHANRLLYEDHINTLLSSYSLAPLQDLQREVITALVSIFNNLEDMTADEVEHDEDDLDLVSLLSFVLPTRTT; this is translated from the coding sequence ATGCCTCGCCGCCCAGGTCCACAGATTAAGCGCGCCAGCGACAAGGAGAATAAGGATGGCGCTGGCACGCGCAGTGATACGGTAAAGGTAGCAGTCACCCCACCAGCGCCGACGAATGAGCAATGGTCCACCAACAAGCAAGGAGGTAAcgtgctgcagtggctgGCGCAGAAGACCGACGCGACCGCGCCGGCACCCACATCGCGCGGCGCCGTGGAGTACCTAAACCAGGCCAAGAAGCCAAAGAGCtacgccgcagcggcagccctGAGCGGCGCCAAGGCGAAGCCGAGCGCAACCGCGGAGAAGCCAGCAGAGAAGGCTGTAGACCAGCTGGCCGCCAAGGTACCTCGGAGCGCACCAGCCAAAGAGCCTGTGAAGACTGGCAAGAGGGATGCTGCGAAGGCCGCCTCGAAGGAGCTGACCAAGGTGGTGCTCAAGGACACAGTGAAGGCGGTTCCATCCAAGGTGACGCCGAAGGAGGCTCCTAAGTCCGAAGCGCAGCCcccagcagaagcagcagccgagTTCAGTGCAGTCCCAAAGCCGCGCTCAAAGGCTGCTCCCGAAGCACTGCCAGAGCCGAAGGAGTCGGATGGCACTGCTGGCAATCTTGCTCAGCTCGCTCCTGCGAAGGCAATGGGTGCGCTGACGGGCGCCACAAAGGCTACTGACGAGCTGGTGAAGACCGCCGAGTTACCGACCTCGGCAACAACGCATCTGCTCTCCAAGCCAGCCCCGAGGTCCTCTGCATCGACTCTGGCAAACAATGTCCGGCCGGAAGTTCCGCCTCCACGGCGGGTGCGCGGCCGCCGTCGTGACGATGACCGCGCcgtgcgcgcgcagcagcgcattgagcaggagcaggagagtgcgcagcgccgccacgacgAAGCTATGCGCACAGATGCCGAATACAAGCAGCGCTTCGAGACGATGCAGGAGATGCAGACGGCCATGCAGGTATCGCAGGCGGAGTTCTTTGACAAGTACCGGCGCCAGGAGACGCTCCTGCTGAACCACGTCGTGACGGAGCGGCTTGACATGCCGGTCATCCTCGAACTTATCGAACAGCACGACGTTGTCTTTGTTTGCACCGACACCGGAAGTGGCAAGAGCACCGGCGTCCCgaaggcgctgctcgagCTGTCGTCGGACACGAAGGTGGTCAGCACCCAGCCCCGCCGCactgcgacggtggcgatTTCAAACCGCGTGGCGAGTCTTCGCCGCGAGCGCGTCGGCGAGGACGTCGGCTACTGGATCCGCGGTGATAAGAAGGGAGATGAGCAGACGCGCTTGTGGTACATGACGAGCTAcacgctgttgctgcgtATTCTCGAAAACCCGGCGGAGCTGCCGTTCACGCACATTGTGCTCGATGAGTTTCACGAGCGGCAGCCAGACCTCGAGGTGACAGTGGCGCTGCTACGATTGGCGCTGCTCAACAAGACATCACACTTCAAGCTGGTGCTCATGAGCGCCACCCTCAACACGGAGGACTGGGAGGAGTACTTCTCTGGCCTCCGCGTTGCCACTTACAAGCAAAGCGAGCCAGAGCACCCCATCCACGACTACTTCCTGGAGGAAACCTGCACCCTCCTCGGCACGGACTACCACGCCCCGCCGCAGCTGGTGTCGCGCGGTGTTGTGGACAAGGGCACGATGGAGAAGCACTTCTACCTGGCCCAAAACTTGATCTTTTTCCTCAACAGCTGCTCGAACCCGGTGCACTCAATCCTCGTGTTTCTGCCAGGGAGGGCACAGGTAGAGACGATGAGCATGTGGCTACGCACGCAACTATCTCACCGGGTCGACGCGGTGCCATGGCACAGCGCGGTGAACCTGAGCGAGATCGAGGCGGCAATGAGGCGTCACATACCGGGGCGACAGAAGGTATACCTCGCCACCGACATCGCCGAGGTATCCATCACGCTGCCAGATGTGGTGTACGTCATCGACCTGGTGCTGGTGAAGCGGCCAAAGATTTCGAAGGAGTCGCCGTCCTCCATTCAGTACCCGCCTCTCGTGACGCAGTGGATCTCGCGTGGCAGCGTGGCGCAGCGTCGGGGCCGCATCGGCCGCGTGCAGCAGGGCTTTTActtctgcctcttccccGCTGTTCAAATAACTGACCTGCCAACCTACTCCCAGCCACCGATTGAAAACTCCCGCATCGACGAGCTTTCATTGCACTGCCTGCAGGTGGTAAGCAACCCGGTGGCCATCTTCAGCCTGTGTCACGGCCAGCCCCTCGTGGGGGTGATTGAGTCATCCATGAACATGCTCACGCAGCTCGGCTGCATTCTCGACGCGAAGGACCCGCTCTCCGCCGGCGAGCGCATTGATGAGATCTACAACCGCCAGAACGAGTCGTGGAGCCGCATGATcatggcagcggcacaggcgGAGGTGATGACGGACATTCCCGAGTACCACTGCACGTTTATCGGCCGCATTCTGCAGCTCATTCCAGTCTCCCCGCAGCCTGGCATGCTTGTCTTCTTCGGCTTCCTCACAGGACTCGAGTCTCTCATGATCCTCGCCGCAGCCGTCACAAGCAGCCTCTCGCCGTTCAGCATCAACGCCAATGAAGGCCGGCAGCGCCACTTTAACGTCGCGCGTGCAATGGAGGAAACGGAGAACGCCATGCGTGAGTTCTGCTGCGGGCTGCGTAGCGATATTGTAGCGGTGATGAAGGCGgcgctcctcttccgcattgagcagcagcggcacggcgaTAGTATGGAGACGGTGCGCCAATGGTGCCTTCAGAAGTACCTCAGCTACGACAAGCTCATGGCTATTGTCGACCTGGAGAACCACATCAAGTACGAGCTGGCAGAGTTCATGCCATTCCGCAGCATCGttgaggcggagaagctgctggagcagctggacAAACTCGCCTCAATGGTGGCTGTCATGACGAACGTCGCCTTCGTCGCGCAGTCGCTGGAGGTGACAAGCGAGAACAACTCCTACACGAACTCGAAGGAGATGGCGCTTGGCATCTTCAGCGATCTCACCGCCGTGCCCGACATTCATTCACCGAGCTGTCTGCGGTGGCAGGAGGGCGACGTCATTATCCCAGTGCAGTTGAGCCTTATCTTCGACAAGCTGCTGGCAAGTTTCTCAACGGCCATCGCGTCACCGAAACAGTTCTGgatgtcgctgctgctcttctcgcAGAGAGTGCACTACGCCACGTTCAGCGACGATGAGGGCACCTTTCACGTCTTTGCGCTCTCGTACGGTGGCAAGGAGCGCTACGTGGAGGTGGACGAGATCACCGGCTACGTTGTGCTTGAGTTCCGCCGCAAACTGTCGGCCATCTGCGGAGTGCTGCGCCTGACCCACGCCAACCGACTCCTCTATGAGGACCATATCAATACGCTGCTCAGCAGCTATTCCCTGGCACCGTTGCAGGATCTGCAGCGCGAGGTGATAACGGCCCTTGTCTCCATCTTCAACAACTTGGAAGACATGACCGCCGACGAGGTGGAgcacgacgaggacgacctAGATttggtgtcgctgctgtccttTGTGCTGCCGACGCGCACGACGTGA